In Manis pentadactyla isolate mManPen7 chromosome 18, mManPen7.hap1, whole genome shotgun sequence, the genomic window ATCTGTTCACAAAGTACTCTTTGACTTGTTGGGTTACTTGGAAATGCCTTAATAATTTGTAAGAGCAATTTAGTACATTAAGAAAACTGACTCTTTTGAAATATGTTCCAATTTTTCCTTCAGATTATTATCTGACTTTTTGTATTTTCGATGTGCTTAACTTTTGAATGTGGTTGACTTTTCGTCTTTTCTCCACGCCTCCTAGGAATCTTCATGCACAGGTATTATTATACCTGCCCACCCCAAGGGCTCAGGTAGACTTTTGCAGACTGCGGTCCAAAGAGGTGCAGTGACTCGCCCCAAGCCGCACAGCGGACAGTGCGTGACACTGGGGCTAGAACTGGGAGGCCCTAATTCCCTGCCCAGGGCTTCTCTACAACCCGGCAGCCCACCACGTCGTCCAGAAAGGGTCTCCAAGTAGTCACTGTGTTTACACCATCTTCTCAAGCGTTAAACGAAGCGATAAGCACACAGACAGACCTGTGCGTTGACCTTTCCTAATATTTAGCCGGTTACAGCGCTGGCCAGAGGAAGCCAGGCAGCCGCCGCCACCGCCCCGGGACGTGACGCACGTGCTCCCCAGGAAGGCGGAGCCGAAACCGCAGGATCTGCCAGCCTGGGCCACGCCCCTCCCTGCCAATCTAGGAAGGGGCGGGACCAGCTCGAAGGCTGGGCCAATCTGGAAAGGGGGCGGTGCCCGCTGGACGGCCGGACCAATCAGGGGCGAGGGATCCGGGGGCTGGGCCAGGGCCGCGCTCCCCGCTCTGGGCTCCGCCCTGCCTGGGCTTTCCCGGCTCGCGGTGGGATCGCTGCTCTGAGCAGCCTGCCTGCGACCCTGCGGCCGCTCGCGGCTCGGACGCCATGGAGGCGGCGCGGGCCTCGCAGCTGGGCGAGGCGGTGGCGGAGAAGGTGCTGCAGTACCGGCAAGACCAGTCTGGCTGGAAGATTTGCCGGGAAGGCGTGAGTGAGGAGCTGGGCGGGAAGGGGTCGCAGGGCCTGGCTCCTGGGCCGGGGTCCTCGAAGACCCCAGGCTCCTTCTCTCCCCTTCGTTTCCTGCATTCCAACCCCCGGGTCTGGATTGAGGAGCAGATTCCACTGGGGGTTGTTTCCTTAAAAAGCACTGGGCCTGTTGTGCGCACAGTGACCCCGGGAGGTAAGTGACCCTTTAATTGCAGggcctgcccaaggtcacctggAAGGTAAATCGTGGTTGGGACGGGAGCCGAGATTCCCGGGCTCCAAGCCTTTATTCCTTCCCCAGAGCCGAGCCCTGCCTTTGCGTTCCTGTAGGAATAGCTTTATCTGAGGCTTCTGAATTTTAACACATAGACCTAAGTTGCTGGAGGGAGCAGAATGCCTGGTGGCTTTCAAGGGGGTCCGAAGACCTCCCAGAGCTGCCCACCGCAGCCAGTTCAGCCCCCTTTGGCCCCCGCGCGCTCCTGTGGTGCAGCGCTGCCGGGACTAGTCCCTGCGCCGTTCTCACCGCCCGTATCACCGCGACACTCGCCTCTGTTGAGGCTCCCGACTTCTTGTCCACAGGACGGGGGTTGTGCCAGGTGATCTCCCACAGCCCTTCCAGCCCTAAAATTCTGCGATTCTGTGCCTTTTGACAGAACGGAGTTTCCGTTTGCTGGAGGCCATCTATGGAGTTTCCAGGGAAGCTGTAAGTGCACACCTTGTTCAAAGCTCGTCCGAGGGGTCCGAGGGGCCACCGCCTTCCTGATGTCTCTGGGTTTGCTTCCTAAGATGCTGATCAACCCTCACACCCTGGATTCGTCACCAGTTATTTTCCAGAAAAGCTTATGTTTTTAACTGAGTCGTCTCCAGCATGCTATATTCTTGGGAATGTGTGCTGTCCATTTCTGCAGGCCTGGGGGGAGGTTGGCTGGTAAACGTCAGCCCCTCCTCTACCAGGTTGTCCTAGAGAGTGACGACAGACCTACAGGCGTGGCATCCAGTCCTCATGCAGAGTCCCAGGGTAAGCAAGTCTGATGCTGTGGAGTCACATTCCCTTTTCGTGCTCCAGGTACCGAGGGGAAGGCATCCTGAATGGGACCCCCGAGAATGTGTGGGACTGCGTAAAGCCTCTTGCTGGGACCCTGCGGGACAAGTGGGATGAGAATGTGACCGGttttgaaatcatacaaagcatCACTGATGTAAGTCCTTCCCCACTCTGTCATCCCTGTCCACTCGGGAGGGGCCGGTGACGCCTTTCAGCAAAGGGAGTGCCCTGCAGAGCCCGGTGCCCAGCACACACAGGCTGCCTGCTGCTGGCACCATGGGAGCCCAGCATGCACTCAGTGTGACTCAGAGAAGTAGAGATGCCCCCAGCCGAGTGGAGGGGCCGCAGCAGCAGGTGGTGAGGCAGCGTGGAATGAACGTGTGCACTGAAGACACGAATGTGACCCACCAGCTCCAGGTTGAAATGCTACCCCGTGATGGGGCCATGGGTATGAATTGAGAGAATCTTGTCTGGTGAGTCAGGATTCTCCTCCAGCGGTGGGGCTGTGCCAGGCAGCAGCTTTGGGGTGAGTTTCTCTGTTGGCAAAATAAGTGTGACATCTAATAGTGCTACCCACAGACCTTTATCAATGATGGAAACGTCCTATAACTGTCCCGCACCGTAGCCGCTAGCCCCTTGTGGCCGCAGAGCATTTGAAAGGTACCTAGATTGAGGAGATGAGTtgctaattttatttaattttcattactCTCAGTGAAAATTTAGAAAGCTGCGTGGAGCTAGTGGCTGCTCAAGACAGTGCACCCTGACCTGGTTGGCCCTGCCCTGGGGTCTCCTCTGTAGCCCTAAGAGCCCAGGGCGTTTTGATCAGGgaagttaagaagaaaaaaaagtcatagcCAAAACTAATACAAAAGTTGCCTTGGGGGAAGGTTGCCAACCTGTTTTGAATGGTGTCTTGATTGTGACATCTGTGAACGTGGCACATGCCTGGGCACTTACGTTGTTGGGGAATCTGAGCAATACTTATTTACTGGTCAATCAGTAAGCGCCCCAGTGTTCTTGACCCTGACCAAGAatccacatttcagtccattcccAGTTCATTAGCAACAGGAGTTTAGGCCATTGTTTCCCGAAGGGTGGGGCACACACCACCGGGTACAAAAGGTGATATGAGGACCTTCACAGTCAAAGCTGCAATTGCATCACCCAGAGTGAGGGCAACTCAGTTCTTTAATCCACAGCTGCCTCGAGGGGAGTCTCAGGGTGGTGCTAATGTGCCCCCTGCCTTCTGAGTGTTTTGCTAATCTGCTTTACAGCAGAAAACAGGCTGCTGGCCTCAGGCTCCAAATCAGAGATAGAATCTAACAAACCCTTGaatatttttgcctaagttttaaAAAGTGAGCGCATTCAGATAAAAATAGTAAGTGAACAACAGGATAGATGCTAACGGATAGCAAAAAATTGTGAAGCACGTATACAAATAATTATACACAAATGCTTCACTAGGAGGAAACACAGGTTGGTGCCTTTTCAAACGTAATACAAATGTACTAACAGAATGACCGCATGTAGACTTTTGTTCTTGAAGGCAGAAGTGGCTGCATTTTCTCGGTGGGACAGGAGAGAGATGACGGCCTGGGAAGTTGTAGGAGTCTCTCCGAGCTGCCATAGTGATGACGGGGATAAGCACTTACCATGTCCCTTTACACCCTGCTACATGCTCAGAGCCTCGTAAGGGCACCCCAGGAGGAAGGAGACAGGTCCGCAGTGGGAAAGAGAGGCTCCCGGTTCACACAAGTAATCAGTGGCGTGGCCTGGCAGGTCGGAGCTGGTGGGGGGGCTCCAGACTCCAGGCTGCCAGCTCCTCGGTGACCCTGTGCCTTCACCGCACCTCCAGTCTGGGTCCCGCTGACGTAATCCCTCAGAGGCCCTGCGGTGACCTGTACGATTTCTGCAGGCCTGTGGGGAGGTTGGCTGGTAAACGTCTGCCTCATTGCTCCTTTGCAAACACCCCACTTTCCGGAGCCTGCCAGGCCCACAGGCAGCTGGCACCCACTAGGGCTGAGGTCTACTGTGGCACCCACTGTTCCTGCCTCCTGGGCCAGCCTGCCCGTGGGGCTTGGGGGTGATGCAGGGTCTGCCTCCTCTGCACACCCAGGTTCATCCCTGAGGGAGCATGTCTGCTTCTCTGGGATCATGCAACCAGGCTGAACAGgtccctccaccccttccctcccAAAGCAGCTGCCTCCTCCCCCCAGACCCCCCTGACCCCAGTAGTCCTCTAGTATAACAGTCTTCAAACTTCTCGCTTGCAAACTTCCAGCAGACTTCTGAGAAATTAGACATCATCCCCACAAATCTAATCGACATTTAGTTGGCATCTAAAATTATCATCATAAATTGCAAAGTATGTCATTTTAGCATGTAGTAAATCTGGCAGTTTTGAACAAAACAGTGCTATCATTCTTCTAGATGTATCTAAATAATAGTTTCTTCACCATTTTAGACATATTACATGAACAGATTTACCTTAAACAGccagaaattctttttgtttcttgaactTGAATTTCTATTCCATGTAGCCCATCAAATCTTGTCCTCATGTATTTATTCTTGAAAGTCATCATCCTGCATCATAAATATGTACATaagttgaaattatttttaaaaagcttgtcTCCTGTGACTGTAAacctatgttaaaaaaaatctggattGAGATAGGATtataatttagtaaaataatatGATTGAATGATAAATGTTGATAAAGGAATATTAAACATAAATGAAATACTTTACATCTCTCAGTGAGATGAATGAGAGgtctttctaattttatttgtcTGTGAAAAGATACAACTTATTACTAGAAAGATACAGCCTTCAATAGCCATTAAGTGCAGAAAGAGGGAAACGCACCCTATTGGTAAGCCTAGGTTTCCAAAAAGCAGAGAAGCATCTGACAGGTGGGAGCTCCTTATCATTTagcaaaacaatgaaaatgtgGGGAAAGGGCCCTTTCTTGCAGGCTGGTATTTATTGCATTGTGTTGATAAGTCTCAGATGTTCCAGTtgggaggtgggcagtagccAACCGGCTGGACGAGACACAGAGCTGCGCCACTAGCTGCTGTTCTGTGATACGTGCTGCCGCTGTCATCATCGCTGTCCTCTTCCTCTGGGTCTGCAGACATTGCTTCGGAATGGGGCATTTTACAGTAGCAATCAGGAGTGGAAACTGTGtagttactaaaaaaaaaagaaaacttgttttcaTCACTTCTGCCATTCCTACTACGAAATACCAGAATTCAGAAAAGGCCAGATTACTTTGTTTCTAACAGCAGGCTTTGGCCTTTAAAAAGAATGTACTTACAGGAGGGGAAAACACGAAATTCCCCCTCTGGTGTGTAAGGCCTGGGTTTCATTGAAATCAGCTCCCCGCGTCTCCCCTCTGGCACCCTGGGGGACGTTACACGCTGGGGCAGCGCCTGCCCAGATGATTGCACATGGGTGGGGGGGAGTTGTGCCTTTCAGGGGTAAAGGAGACCTTGGTGAGGCAGCAGCCTGTTCTCAGGCAGGTGATTTTAGGAGGAAGGACGCATCACCTGAAGGCACATAGAGTCACCAGAAGCTGCTCCCAGGCGCTGTAGGGGAAGCTCTCAGATGCCCCGGGCACCACAAGCCACCTGGAAGGCTTGTGTCCCAAGGACTAGAATGTCTCTGCAGGACACGGGGCGCTCAAGTCTTAATGCCCAACAAGCAAGACAAAGGGGAAGAAAGACCTTTTCCAGTCCCTGCTTGCTGCCCCCCAGACATCTGCCAGGTGTGTCGCATCCTCCGTCCTCGGGTCTGAGCTGCGCTTCCCTttggggcccagagaggggcaTGGTGGGGTGAAGCAGGGCTGGGTTTGGGTGCTTGGCTGACAGAGTGGGGCAGTGGGCAGCCAGGACGTTCTGTATGGGGTGAGTTCCCACGGGTGGTGCGCACACCCAAGCTTAGGAGGGAGTCAACCAGCTGCCTGGGGCACACATACAAGGAGGTCCTGCTCTCAGGACTGGCCAGTGCAGGGCGGCCCTGAGAAAGGAGTGGTGCCCGGCCGCACCCTTGCCCCAGCCCTGTTCAGATCCATCAGCATAAGCTTTACGGTGAGGGCCAGCATCTCTCCAGGCCTCGGCTTCCTCACCTGTCAATGGGTTAATGGCTCCTGTGTCTCAGGTGTGAGGGACAGCTGAGTGCTTGTCCATCAAGGTCCCTACTGTGCGCACAGGAACTCTTAGGGTCTCCTGAGATGCAATCAGAGTTGCCCTGATCTAGGGCTAACCGGCTATGGGCATCCCGTGTCACAGCCCTAGGTGTGACCGAATGGGGTGTTTCAGTGACACTTGGTGGGACAGAGCAGGCAGATGTCTGCCATATGCACAAACCCCTCTTTGCTTTGACAGACATTGTGCATAAGCAGGACCACCACCCCGTCAGCCGCCATGAAGCTCATTTCTCCCCGAGACTTTGTGGACCTGGTGCTGGTCAGGAAGTACGAAGATGGGACCATCAGCTCCAATGGTGAGCGCTGGGGAGGGGCAGCCTCAGGACACTGGGCTCTGTCTCCTCTGCGCGGGCCCCCCCTTGTCTGGTTTGAGGGATTCCGTGCCACGGAGTGTCTGCGtgctagaaattttatttttaaggcacaGCTTTGGCCAGCCCCCCTATTAATTCTTGCTGAGGCTCGTAGTCTGTGCTGTACACCTGGGCTACTTCTGGGCTTCACAGAGCGTGAGTGCCCTGCCATCACTGAGCCACAGGAGTCCCTTCCTAGCGGAGCGCCTCCTCCTGGAAGCACAGCCTCTGGGGTCCTCTGAGCCTTCCACACAGGATAATTCTGGGTTTTGGAGGGCTACCCGCCCCTGTACCCCCGAGCTCTGCATTCTGAAATGTTCTTTCCCCTAAAATGCTAGTAGGTGTGGGGAAGCTGAGAAAGGGAGTACATGGGCGTGCATATGTGTcttgggtgtgtatgtgtgtgcatgaatGTACGtgggtgtgcatatgtgtgtacgtGTATGTATGTAAACATGCATGGACTCATGTTCATGGATGTATGTGTCTGCAAGTGTGTGCACATGAGTGTGGGGGGGTGCATATGGTTGTGGGCATGTGAGTTTCTGTGCAGGAGCATGAGAGTGTGAGTATGGGTGTGCATAGGGAAGGGTGGGGGAAGAGGTCTCCAGGGCAGTGGCAGGGTCCCCGTGCTGACTCTGGGGCTCCGGGTGATTGTGGCTCATGCTCTGGGTGCCCGGGAAGGTGTGTCAGCAGCAGGGCCCTATGGTCCAAAGTTGTGATGCACTAACCCTCACACTCTGTCTTCCAGCTATCTATGTGGAACACCCATCCTGTCCCCCGAAACCCGGTTACGTGAGAGGCTTTAACCATCCTTGCGGTTGCTTCTGTGAGCCTCTGCCAGGGTAAGGAGAGTCCAGGACTGCATGGCACGTCCAGACGTAACTGTGGTTTAACCGTGGGCATCCCATTCAGTGGGCACATTAATCACAatttggaatgatgaaaatgccTTGTAGCTCTTTAGGCCTTGACGTTTCAAAGCACTGTCCCCCCACATCAGGGACACAATATGCCAAGTACTAGGACCATGGGAAAGGATTGGGGGATACACTCATTCTTTTTGCTGTGGAACTCCCCCCTCCAGCCATACAAAGTGGGCTGGCAGATGTCATGGTCCCATTCAGCAGGTGAGAACACCCAGGACTGGGGAGGTTAAGTGCCCTGCCCAGGGTCAAAGGCCTAAGAGGTGGGCAGTGTGGGGCCTGAGGGCCAGTCTTCTCTTCTACTCTTCGAGCTCTGTCCACCAGCCGGGAGCAGCTGGCGGTCGCGTCCCCAGCCTGCCCACACAGTGCTTGTCCCTCCACAAGGAGGGCACGGAGGGGCCTGGGGTAAAGGGCAATGCGAGAGCGCACCATGAGTCAGCCCTGGACTGAACCCAGTTCTGTCCCCATTTTCTCAGCGGGTGTGGCCAAGTTTTTACCAGGAGCTTTCTGTAGGTCACTGGTTTTTCCTGGGAAGCACCCAAGGTGACAGTGAAAGAATTTGCACCTGAGGGAGTGGCCCAGTGTGACCCTCGGTCCCAGAACAGACACCAGGAAGGGAAGTCCGGCTTCCACCACAC contains:
- the STARD5 gene encoding stAR-related lipid transfer protein 5, giving the protein MEAARASQLGEAVAEKVLQYRQDQSGWKICREGNGVSVCWRPSMEFPGKLYRGEGILNGTPENVWDCVKPLAGTLRDKWDENVTGFEIIQSITDTLCISRTTTPSAAMKLISPRDFVDLVLVRKYEDGTISSNAIYVEHPSCPPKPGYVRGFNHPCGCFCEPLPGAPGQTRLVTFFQTDLSGLLPQSVVDSFFPRSMAAFYANLQRAVTRFWH